The following proteins are encoded in a genomic region of Syngnathoides biaculeatus isolate LvHL_M chromosome 15, ASM1980259v1, whole genome shotgun sequence:
- the gpx2 gene encoding glutathione peroxidase 2: protein MSSVAKTFYDLKATTLEGDPVDFNVYRGRVVLIENVASLUGTAGQDFSQLKWLQNKYRHRLVVLAFPCNQFGYQENCSNGEILNSLQHVRPGGGFQPNFTIFQKCDVNGVNAHPVFAYLKEKLPYPADDPDTLMEDPKFLIWSPVSRSDISWNFEKFLIAPEGEPFKRYSRKFPAVDIEPDIQRLLKLTKG from the exons ATGTCGTCCGTCGCCAAGACTTTCTACGACCTGAAGGCCACCACGCTGGAGGGGGACCCGGTGGACTTCAACGTGTACCGCGGGCGGGTGGTGCTGATCGAGAACGTGGCGTCGCTCTGAGGCACCGCCGGCCAGGACTTCAGCCAGCTCAAGTGGCTCCAGAACAAGTACCGCCATCGACTTGTGGTCCTGGCCTTCCCCTGTAACCAATTTGGGTATCAG GAGAATTGTAGCAACGGTGAGATCCTAAATTCCCTGCAGCACGTGCGTCCGGGTGGAGGATTCCAGCCCAACTTTACCATCTTCCAGAAGTGCGACGTCAACGGAGTCAACGCGCATCCCGTCTTCGCTTATCTCAAAGAAAAACTCCCATACCCCGCCGACGACCCCGACACGCTCATGGAGGACCCCAAATTCCTGATTTGGAGCCCCGTCAGCAGGAGCGACATATCGTGGAACTTTGAGAAATTCCTCATAGCGCCCGAGGGAGAGCCGTTTAAAAGATACAGCAGGAAGTTCCCCGCCGTTGACATTGAGCCTGACATTCAGCGATTGTTAAAATTAACTAAAGGTTAA
- the LOC133513474 gene encoding ras-related protein Rab-15-like → MAKQYDILFRILLLGDSGVGKTCMLRRFTDKEFDTGHISTIGVDFKMKTLEIDGIKVRVQIWDTAGQERYQTITKQYYRRAQGIIFVYDITSESSFQHIVKWATDVDEYAPEKVQRILVGNKSDDEGRRRVTKEEGSKLAERYGMDFFETSASTSNNIEKSFTRVTELVLQAHKRDVDNLLGSLDEYLNKAGLDDNGQDKIGSIRRVCGCARIF, encoded by the exons ATGGCTAAACAGTACGACATTTTGTTCCGGATTCTCCTACTCGGAGATTCGGGGGTCGGCAAGACTTGCATGCTGCGTCGCTTCACGGACAAAGAGTTCGATACTGGACATATTTCCACGATCG gtgtggattttaaaatgaaaacccTCGAAATAGACGGAATCAAGGTGCGCGTACAAATATG GGACACCGCCGGGCAAGAGCGCTACCAGACCATTACCAAACAGTATTACAGGCGTGCACAG GGAATCATCTTTGTTTACGACATCACATCCGAGTCCTCCTTTCAGCACATAGTCAAGTGGGCCACCGACGTGGATGAG tATGCACCAGAAAAAGTGCAGCGGATTTTGGTCGGTAACAAATCTGATGACGAGGGTAGGAGGCGAGTGACTAAGGAAGAAGGAAGCAAG CTAGCAGAAAGGTATGGGATGGACTTCTTTGAGACCAGCGCATCCACGAGCAACAACATCGAAAAG TCATTCACTCGTGTGACAGAACTGGTGCTGCAGGCTCACAAGAGAGACGTGGACAACCTTCTCGGATCTCTGGACGAGTATTTAAACAAGGCCGGGCTGGACGACAACGGTCAAGATAAAATCGGCAGCATTCGGAGAGTTTGTGGCTGCGCCAGAATCTTTTGA